Proteins encoded within one genomic window of Bradyrhizobium sp. 186:
- the dxr gene encoding 1-deoxy-D-xylulose-5-phosphate reductoisomerase translates to MSAVPLRNNKAAASAVRSVTVLGATGSIGDSTMDLLRAAPERYRVEALTANGNVDALAKLAKEFSARFVAIADTSKFAELKAALAGTSTECGAGESAVIEAGARPADWVMAAVSGAAGLKPALAAVDRGAHVALANKECLVCAGDFFMQRAAKAGACILPADSEHNALFQALGSGNRDELVRVIITASGGPFRTWKSADIEQATLAQALKHPNWSMGQKITIDSASMMNKGLEVIEASYLFALTPDEIDVLVHPQSIIHGMVEFSDRSVVAQLGAPDMRTPIAHCLGWPDRIKGPAAKLDLAKIGQLTFEAPDFERFPGLRLAFDSLRTGKGATTVYNAANEVAVAAFIAGKIRFGAIARLVEATLDDWIRGGNQAPMTSADDAISVDHVARNRAAALLPQIALKAS, encoded by the coding sequence ATGAGCGCGGTCCCATTGCGTAACAACAAGGCTGCGGCATCTGCCGTCCGCAGCGTCACGGTTCTCGGCGCTACCGGCTCGATCGGCGACAGCACGATGGACCTGCTGCGTGCTGCTCCCGAGCGCTACCGCGTCGAGGCGTTGACGGCGAACGGCAATGTCGACGCGCTGGCAAAGCTCGCCAAGGAATTTTCCGCGCGCTTCGTGGCGATCGCCGATACCTCCAAGTTCGCCGAGCTCAAGGCCGCGCTTGCCGGAACGAGCACCGAATGTGGCGCCGGCGAAAGCGCGGTGATCGAGGCCGGCGCGCGTCCGGCCGACTGGGTCATGGCCGCGGTCAGCGGTGCCGCCGGACTGAAGCCGGCCTTGGCTGCGGTCGATCGCGGTGCGCATGTCGCGCTGGCCAACAAGGAATGTCTGGTCTGCGCCGGCGACTTCTTCATGCAGCGCGCGGCGAAAGCAGGGGCCTGCATCCTGCCGGCCGATTCCGAGCACAACGCCCTGTTCCAGGCGCTGGGCTCGGGCAATCGCGACGAGCTGGTCCGTGTCATCATCACCGCCTCGGGCGGGCCGTTCCGGACCTGGAAGAGCGCCGACATCGAGCAGGCCACGCTCGCCCAGGCGTTGAAGCATCCGAACTGGAGCATGGGCCAGAAGATCACGATCGATTCCGCCTCGATGATGAACAAGGGGCTCGAGGTGATCGAGGCGTCCTATCTGTTCGCGCTGACGCCGGACGAGATCGACGTGCTGGTTCACCCGCAGTCGATCATCCACGGCATGGTCGAGTTTTCCGACCGGTCGGTCGTGGCCCAGCTCGGCGCGCCCGACATGCGTACGCCGATCGCGCACTGCCTCGGCTGGCCCGACCGCATCAAGGGCCCCGCGGCCAAGCTCGACCTGGCAAAGATCGGCCAATTGACCTTCGAGGCGCCGGATTTCGAGCGCTTCCCCGGGCTTCGCTTGGCCTTCGATTCGCTGCGGACGGGGAAGGGCGCGACCACCGTTTACAACGCCGCAAACGAGGTCGCAGTGGCCGCCTTCATCGCCGGCAAGATTCGGTTCGGCGCGATTGCGCGACTGGTGGAGGCGACGCTGGATGACTGGATCCGCGGTGGGAACCAGGCCCCTATGACCTCCGCCGATGATGCAATCTCTGTTGACCATGTTGCGCGAAATAGAGCTGCCGCCCTATTGCCTCAAATTGCCTTAAAGGCATCCTAG
- the bamA gene encoding outer membrane protein assembly factor BamA, with amino-acid sequence MKFGLRLRGGLLAALIMFGAPVVAPVGAVFVSSSALAQTVQSISVEGNRRVEVETIRSYFKPGPGGRLDQGAIDDGLKALIETGLFQDVKINRGSGGQIIVSVVENPVIGRVAFEGNKKIKDEQLTSEVQSKARGTFSRAMVQSDTLRIAEIYRRSGRYDVRVTPEIIEQPNNRVDLVFTVNEGAKTGVKSIDFVGNNAFSSYRLRDIIKTHESNLLSFLASSDIYDPDRVEADRDLIRRFYLKNGFADVQVVAALTEYDPEKKGFLVTFKIEEGQQYRVGAIDFRSSIPNFDPTSMRAYSRVNVGSLYNVESVEKSVEEMQIEASRRGFAFAVVRPGGDRNFEAHTVAVVFNIDEGPRTYIERINVRGNTRTRDYVIRREFDISEGDAYNRALVDRAERRLKNLDYFKTVKITTEPGSSSDRVVLIVDLEEKSTGDFSVSGGYSTTDGALAEVSISERNLLGRGLFAKASVTYGQYARGYSLSFVEPYLLDYRVALGLDLYQRQQLSNSYISYGTKTLGFSPRLGFSLREDLALQLRYSIYQQEITLPYYLSNCNNVVGSAAFNPSPAFANANGIDLSATSGLGCYSDGEASLPVRKELANGKTLTSALGYTLTYNTLDNNKNPTDGLLVDFRQDFAGVGGDVTYLKSVVDAKYYAPLVSDIVGLVHVQSGMLTKLGSDLRMLDQFQMGPNLVRGFAPNGIGPRDLNPFGTQDALGGTKYWGASLELQMPFWFLPKEVGLKGAVYADAGGLYDYQGPTTWSLTNEMTTTKNSSCTPSTVNPASAGTCTGLVYDNGNVVRSSVGVGLIWQSPFGPLRFDYAVPLTKGKNDRTQEFRFGGGTTF; translated from the coding sequence ATGAAGTTTGGACTGCGACTCCGGGGCGGCTTGCTCGCCGCCCTGATCATGTTCGGCGCGCCGGTGGTTGCCCCGGTCGGGGCTGTTTTTGTGTCTTCGTCTGCGCTCGCTCAGACCGTTCAGTCGATTTCCGTCGAAGGAAATCGCCGTGTCGAGGTGGAGACGATCCGCTCCTATTTCAAGCCGGGCCCGGGCGGCCGCCTGGATCAAGGCGCTATCGATGACGGCCTAAAGGCGCTGATCGAGACCGGCCTGTTCCAGGACGTGAAGATCAATCGCGGCTCCGGCGGCCAGATCATCGTCTCCGTGGTGGAAAACCCGGTGATCGGCCGCGTTGCCTTCGAGGGCAACAAGAAGATCAAGGACGAGCAGCTCACCAGCGAAGTCCAGTCCAAGGCGCGCGGGACCTTCTCCCGCGCCATGGTGCAGTCCGACACGCTGCGAATCGCCGAAATCTATCGCCGCTCCGGTCGCTACGACGTCCGCGTCACGCCCGAGATCATCGAGCAGCCGAACAACCGCGTCGACCTCGTCTTCACGGTCAACGAGGGCGCCAAGACCGGCGTCAAGTCGATCGACTTCGTCGGCAACAATGCGTTCTCGTCCTACCGGCTCAGGGACATCATCAAGACCCACGAATCGAATCTGCTGAGCTTCCTTGCCAGCAGCGACATCTACGATCCCGATCGGGTCGAGGCCGACCGCGACCTGATCCGCCGGTTCTATCTCAAGAACGGCTTCGCCGACGTCCAGGTCGTGGCCGCGCTCACCGAATACGATCCGGAGAAGAAGGGCTTCCTCGTCACCTTCAAGATCGAGGAAGGCCAGCAGTACCGCGTCGGCGCGATCGACTTCCGCTCCAGCATTCCGAACTTCGACCCCACTTCGATGCGCGCCTATTCGCGCGTCAACGTCGGTTCGCTCTACAACGTCGAATCGGTCGAGAAGTCGGTCGAGGAGATGCAGATCGAGGCGTCGCGCCGCGGCTTTGCCTTCGCCGTGGTCCGCCCGGGCGGTGACCGCAACTTCGAAGCGCACACCGTGGCCGTGGTCTTCAACATCGACGAAGGCCCGCGCACCTATATCGAGCGCATCAACGTCCGCGGCAACACCCGCACGCGCGACTACGTTATCCGCCGCGAATTCGACATCTCCGAGGGCGACGCCTACAACCGCGCGCTGGTCGATCGTGCCGAGCGCCGTCTGAAGAACCTCGACTACTTCAAGACCGTGAAGATCACGACGGAGCCGGGCTCCTCCAGCGACCGCGTGGTTCTGATCGTCGATCTCGAAGAGAAGTCGACCGGCGACTTCTCGGTTTCGGGCGGCTACTCCACCACCGACGGTGCGCTCGCCGAAGTCTCGATCTCCGAGCGCAACCTGCTAGGCCGCGGCCTGTTCGCCAAGGCGTCGGTGACCTACGGCCAGTATGCGCGCGGCTATTCGCTGTCGTTCGTCGAGCCGTATCTGCTCGACTACCGCGTCGCGCTGGGCCTCGACCTCTATCAGCGCCAGCAGCTCTCCAACAGCTACATCTCCTACGGCACCAAGACGCTGGGCTTCAGCCCGCGCCTCGGCTTCAGCCTACGTGAAGATCTGGCGCTCCAGTTGCGCTACTCGATCTATCAGCAGGAAATCACCCTGCCGTACTACCTGTCGAACTGTAACAACGTCGTGGGATCGGCGGCATTCAACCCGAGCCCGGCCTTCGCCAACGCCAACGGTATCGACCTGAGCGCGACCAGCGGCCTTGGCTGCTACAGCGACGGCGAAGCCTCGCTGCCGGTGCGCAAGGAGCTCGCCAACGGCAAGACGCTGACCTCGGCGCTCGGCTACACGCTGACCTACAACACACTGGACAACAACAAGAACCCCACGGACGGTCTGCTCGTCGACTTCCGTCAGGACTTCGCCGGCGTCGGCGGCGATGTCACCTACCTGAAGTCCGTTGTCGATGCGAAATACTACGCTCCGCTGGTGTCTGACATCGTCGGCCTCGTCCACGTCCAGAGCGGCATGCTGACCAAGCTCGGCAGCGATCTGCGCATGCTCGATCAATTCCAGATGGGCCCGAACCTGGTCCGCGGCTTTGCTCCGAACGGCATCGGTCCGCGCGATTTGAATCCCTTTGGCACGCAGGACGCGCTTGGCGGCACCAAATATTGGGGCGCTTCGCTCGAATTGCAGATGCCGTTCTGGTTCCTGCCGAAGGAAGTGGGTCTGAAGGGCGCGGTCTACGCCGACGCCGGCGGCCTCTACGACTATCAGGGCCCGACGACGTGGTCGCTGACCAACGAAATGACCACGACCAAGAACTCGAGCTGTACGCCATCGACCGTCAACCCGGCCTCGGCCGGAACTTGCACCGGCTTGGTGTATGACAACGGCAATGTCGTCCGCTCGTCGGTTGGTGTCGGTCTGATCTGGCAGTCGCCATTCGGACCGCTGCGCTTCGACTACGCCGTGCCGCTCACCAAGGGCAAGAATGACCGCACGCAGGAGTTCCGGTTCGGCGGCGGCACGACGTTCTAA
- the rseP gene encoding RIP metalloprotease RseP, translated as MSDFFVHSFNTLSHGLLGYAVPFLFVLTIVVFFHELGHFLVARWAGVRVLTFSLGFGPELVGFNDRHGTRWKISAIPLGGYVKFFGDESEASTPSPERLAAMTAEERAGSFHHKKVGPRAAIVAAGPIANFILGALIFAVMALYYGKPSTIARVDGVVADGAAATAGFKVGDVVVQIDGKPIESFADMQRMVAMNAGSALVFQVKRDGAVVSLTATPALLERKDPFGNSHHLGVLGVEHKSQAGEASTAPVGVGEALKIGVEQVWFIITSTFKFLGSLFVGTGNPGEVSGVLGIAKMSGQAASAGFQFVINLCAVLSVSIGLLNLFPIPLLDGGHLMFYAAEVVRGRPLSERTQEMGFRIGLGLVLMLMVFATYNDILRMAAS; from the coding sequence ATGTCTGACTTTTTCGTCCATAGTTTCAATACGTTGAGCCATGGGCTCCTCGGTTACGCGGTTCCCTTCCTGTTCGTGCTGACCATCGTCGTGTTCTTCCACGAGCTCGGCCATTTCCTGGTCGCCCGCTGGGCGGGCGTTCGCGTGTTAACCTTTTCGCTCGGTTTCGGCCCTGAGCTGGTCGGCTTCAATGACCGCCATGGCACCCGCTGGAAGATCTCGGCGATCCCGCTCGGCGGCTACGTCAAGTTCTTCGGCGACGAGAGCGAGGCCTCAACGCCATCGCCCGAAAGGCTCGCGGCCATGACGGCCGAGGAGCGCGCCGGCAGCTTCCATCACAAGAAGGTCGGCCCGCGCGCCGCCATCGTCGCAGCCGGACCGATCGCCAATTTCATCCTCGGCGCGCTGATCTTCGCCGTCATGGCGCTGTACTACGGCAAGCCGAGCACGATCGCGCGCGTGGACGGCGTTGTCGCCGACGGCGCCGCCGCCACGGCCGGCTTCAAGGTCGGGGACGTCGTCGTGCAGATCGACGGCAAGCCGATCGAGAGCTTTGCCGACATGCAGCGCATGGTCGCGATGAACGCGGGCTCGGCGCTTGTTTTCCAGGTGAAGCGGGACGGTGCGGTGGTTTCGCTGACCGCGACGCCGGCGCTGCTGGAGCGCAAGGACCCGTTCGGCAACAGCCACCATCTCGGCGTGCTCGGCGTCGAGCACAAGTCTCAGGCCGGTGAGGCCTCGACCGCGCCGGTCGGCGTGGGCGAGGCGCTCAAGATCGGGGTCGAGCAGGTCTGGTTCATCATCACCAGCACCTTCAAGTTCCTGGGCTCGCTGTTCGTGGGAACCGGTAATCCCGGTGAGGTCAGCGGCGTTCTGGGAATAGCGAAGATGTCGGGGCAGGCGGCCAGCGCCGGGTTCCAGTTCGTGATCAATTTGTGCGCCGTGCTGTCGGTCTCGATCGGCCTGTTGAATCTGTTCCCGATCCCGCTGCTCGATGGCGGTCACCTTATGTTCTATGCGGCTGAGGTGGTCCGGGGACGGCCGCTCTCCGAGCGGACACAGGAGATGGGGTTCCGAATCGGGCTCGGTTTGGTGCTGATGCTGATGGTGTTCGCAACCTACAACGACATCCTGCGAATGGCGGCGTCCTGA